TCATCTCCTAACTATAAATAAGAGATAGTGGAGGAATCAATATAAGCCATGTCTTGAGAAGGGGAGAGGAGTAGTTGGGTTCCCAGAAAATTAAGAGTCTCTCCCCCTTTAGCTATTATGAAAGAGCCATGCTTCATTACACTCATCCACCAACCCTTGAGGTTGAGGTTTAGAATTGTGAGTGACAACCAACTAATCATTTTATCAACTCCTTTTAACATTAATGAGGAAATAGAAAATTTATGTGGCAAAAAGAATTAAGATTTTTCACGTGGACAAAACAAATCAGTGAGAAGGAAGTATATTATATTAAAGAGTTTAATACTACAAGAGACTATCACAAAAATACCTACATAAGAGTAGAAATTAggtggaaagtgaaaatgttgatTGCCTAGTTAAGGATTAGCTTGCATCATCTTAGATGCAAGACTAATAGGTATACTACCTAAAAAGAAGTAAGAAATGAGATCACGAATATTTTCTAAAAAGACTAATAGATCTATGATGCCTACAAAGGATATGAAAATCAGAACATAACTATTTTGTAACAAGAGGGTGGTGGGGAAAAGGTACTAATCATGGATTGTGTAGCCTACAATGACACTTGTATTGAGTATGAAGAAAATCTAATTTTCTAAAAAGTCTAATAAATGGGTGATAGGTACAAAGGAGTAGGAAATTAGAACATGACTATTTTGTAACTAGTAGTGGTGGGGAAAGGTACTAATCATGGATTGTGTAGCCTACAATGACACTCGTATTAAGTATGAAGAAAAACTAATTTTCTAAAAAGACTAATAGATGGATGATGCCTACAAAAAGTGGGATGATGAGGATATGACTATTTTGTAACAAGTGGGTGGTGGGGAAGGGTACTAATCATGGATTGTGTAGTCGACAATGACACTTGTATTAAGTATGGAGAAAATCTAAGAGTAGACAACCTAACCATCTTATAGATGACCTAACCATCTTATTTGAAAAGACAAAACTAGACAAAACAACAAACATTTAAATCAAAatctagaataaataaatagggcTTTAGCCCTCCCACCTCCCTTCAACATAAGAAATAAATTAGAAACTTTATTTTTAATGTTCCATGGAATAACGTACACACGTAAGTGGAAATGTTGATGACCTAGTTAAGGATTAGCTTGCATCATCTTAGATGCAAGACTAATAGGTGCACCACCTAAAAAAAGTAGGAGATGAGAACATGATTATTTACTAGCGAGACTAATAGGTGCGCTACCTAAAAAGAAGTGGGaaataagaatattattatttattaaaaaagacTAATAGATGGAAGAAGCCTACAAAAGAATAGAAAATTAGAACATGACTATTTTGTAACAAGTGgtggttgataaagaagagtacTAATCATGAATTATGTAGCCTACAATGACACTTAATGACACTTGTATTAAGTATAAAGAAAATCTAAGAACATGCAACCTAACCAAAAGACAAAATTGGATCTAAACACCAAACATTTAAATGAAAatctagaataaataaataggaCATTTTTAGCCCTCCCAAACACCCTCCAACACAAGAGACAAATTAGAACCTCAGTCCTTATTTTAATGTTCCATAGAGTAACGTGCAGACGCAAGCAGGATCATTTCCGTGGCCCCCCAACGGTCTAAAGTGGGAGAAGATAAGTAATTATGGTTTTGATGTCGAGGCACTCTGGTTTGCCTCCCGAGGATCATGACAAGTCGGGCCACACGTCCATTTTCACTCCAAAATTTAAATATTCTTGTGCCAAATACGACCGTTACAACACTCTGTCTCGTCTTCCATTCCTCCTGGAAGCGGGTCCCAGGTGCTGGATCTATACATAATATGCATGCCGCAGTCGCTAGATTTGAAAAATCTCCGCAGTCGTTCCTTTGCATTTGTTCCCACGTCAAGTGTTTGAATCTCCGGGGCGATGGATTCGCTGGGAGCCAACAGAAAGTGAAGTTAAAGTGGCGGAGAATTCATATCTGAGGAAAGGCAGGCGCAAAGGAAACGGCCGTAATGGGATGTGTGTGTTCGAAGCAGGCGAAGAAGCATACAAAAGAGAGAACCATTTCAGTGACGAATCATATGGTTGCTCTCACCTCCAGCACTCTGGGTGTTCTGGATCTGGGGCCTTCAAAAGCCCAGCAAAAAGAGGGGGAAAGTGAATCTGGTGAGCAGAAAGAGTTAAATGTGAGTGATGAAGTGATAAAGAGCAAGAAGTGGACCGAGAAAAGCGTCACACAAGTAGAAAGTGCAGAGAGAGTTGCAGAAGTGGAACCCATGACCATTAATGCTTGGGAGCTCATGCAAGGGCTGGATGAGGAAGATGGTGGTGTGGACCAATCTAAAAGAAGCAGCTTGGAAGAAGAGAAGGTGAAATTTACTCCCAAGAAAGCGGCTTCTGAGGTGGGAAATGGGAGGCACAATCAAGGGCAACAGCAGAGATTCGGTAAGGAAAATGGTATGAATGTACGGTCTGGGAAGATGAGAATGAATGAGGTTAGTACTAGTAGTCCTCTCAGAGAACTGAATGTGAATGATAATTGTAGTAATGGCATAAGTCCTGAGATAGGTTGCAGGGGGGGTTCGGGTTCTGTACCCTGCAAGAGGGTTTCAAAGAGGGGTATGACTGATTTGAAGGTTGCTTCAGCTAGAAGGCTCAATTCCAAGATTAGGCTTTCTATGGACCTCATCACAGAGCCCCAGAGTCCCCTGTTCAGCCCCCAATTGGTGGCTACTTTGGAGAAGGCGTTAGAAAATTTGAGTGAGGAGGAATGGAATTTTATAAGGAAGTCAGAGGGGGGTTTTCATCATGGtgagaagaagaaatgcaaggatgaGGATGACCCACTTGAGAGTTTTGAGGTAAAATGCCCCCCTGGTGGAGCTGATGCTGTGGTTCTGTATACTACTACACTCAGGGGAATCAGGAAAACATTTGAGGACTGTAACAATGTGAGAGATACCCTGGCAAGCTATGGGATTTGCATCAGTGAGAGGGATGTCTCTATGCATCTGGATTTCAGGAATGAGCTTAGGAAGCTCATGGGAAAACTTGTTACAGTGCCCAGATTGTTCATCAAGGGCAGATATATTGGGGGTGCAGATGAGGTTCTCAGGATTCATGAAGAGGGGGAACTGGGTCATCTTCTTCAGGGGATTCCAACCCATATGCCAGGTGCAATCTGTGATGGTTGTGGGGGAGTCAGATTTGTGCCATGCTTGGAATGCAGTGGAAGCTGCAAGCTTGTTAATGAGGAAAACAGAGTGGTAAGGTGCCCTGAATGCAATGAAAATGGCTTGATTCAGTGCCCAATTTGCTGCTGATGATATCAATATCCCATTTATGCACAGTGTTTTTATTTTCATGGAGGGCATCTCGTCGACCATCTTCATGCTAATGAATTTTTGTTCTCACTTCAGTACCAGGTCAGGATTGGCCATAATGCAGAGCTTCCACAAGAGTGGCAATATTCTCTGGCTTATTCAGATCACACTGTTTAGATTTTTTATCCTACTTCTGCAGGAGAAATGATTGTTGGGTGTTTTATATAGGATTTTTTACTGGTTTGCACCTTATGCAGCATAGTACACAACATGGTGTTCTTCTTATATATATGGTGTGGCAAAATAGACTGCTACAGGGGTGGGTATGTTCTATTTTTTGTATTATTGTTTTGCAAAAGAGAATACGAGAAGCACATATTTAATTGTCTCAGTTTTTTGAGACTTTTTTCAGTGTCTTAATTCTATTGATATGTATTTTGGATTTCTTCAATCATTCTCTCaataaatgaaaaatatgtttaaTGTCTACAGGAGGCCAAATGTAGAATGCCAAATTTCATGAATATGAATGTAAAATATAAGTGTCTTATATCAGATTGATGtctttttaattttatataaaagAATTGCTTAAGTTATAAGATGATTAGAGTGTATCTCATAGATTTAGCAATCCCTTTCCTCAAATTGAGGGTATGAAATGCAATAATGTTGAAATTGCATGAGGAGAGTCTCTTAACTTTCTGAGCTCAATGGTGATGGTGCATCTATCTAAAACACTATATGAAAGAAGTATTGCTATTTAAATATCAACTAGGTCTAATCATGAAGAgtctttggcatgccatccaaagTTACTTAATGCTAAATATGAGTACCTAAAAAACTAAACACTTCAAACACTACAAGAATGCTAGAAAAGGAAACCAAACATTCAACATGTAGATTCATCAAGATGagctctatctctcccctctccccccttAATCTACTTTAGGAAAGGTCCACAAAAACTTAACCCCATAAATAAGAGAGATGTAACTAGAGAAGGAACATATCAAATATTTGTCTAGATATTTTAAAATTGAAGTTCGTTCATTGATTCTCAAGCTTGGTTAAGGATGAAATATCCCTTGCTTAATCTAGAGTTTGTTGTTGGAATTAAATTGAAGTAAGGTCCAACAAAAAAGAGCTCTTAATATGCATATGGAGATGCCATCTCAATCCCACCACCTTTAAGTAAGGTTCAACAAAACAACCTCTTATAATAAGACACATTATTTGCCTTTTATATGGAAAGGTTGAAAACCATAATACTATTCTTCCAAGAATTCTCCCCAAGACCATGACAAAAGGATTTTAATATATCTATTTGTCTATAGAGTCCTTTCTCTGAGTGGAACATTAAAACAACACTGTCAAGAAATACGAAATAACTAATACACACTCCAATAATAAGCaactatttatgcataaggatattGATATAATTTCATTTTAACTCATACATGCATAGCTCAGAAGGTgtcaaaaagaaagcacaaactTGTTTCATTCTAATAGTGCTCTAGGTTCTTATGCATCACCAACTCTTGTGTACATTTTTTTTTAACAATGGAACCATATGATGTCATCAAGGGTGATAGCATGAAGTGTGAGACCCAAGTCTCTAAGTTTGTTAATAGCTGAGTATTGATGAATTATGTTAAAATCCTTCTAAAACTCCACAAAGATGTTGTGCActttatatcattttatattataATCTTCAACAATAGAGGTCAAGGAGAACACAATGTCACTATTGGAGTTGTTACTCTTGGGAACATATGTGTACATGAAATTTTGAGCATTAAAGAATAAGTTGAGCAATATTAATTTTATTCTACCCAAGACACAAGCAACACTCGTGCTAAAGCATAAAAGTTAGTAAACATGATGAAACCATGAAAGTAGATCACCAAACTAACCCTTGTTATACCATAGTATGGTGGTTGTGCTCAAGGATGATTGAATGTGGTAGGTGAGTGTTATTTCTTGTAGCATAACAATGCACATAAATATGAGATGAAAATGGCTTAGGATAGGGCCAATTTATAGATTTTGTCCAAGGGATCAGATAGGATCGATCCAAAGGATCAAGGACTTATATTGGTTGAGACCCTTAGAAGGATAagaggacaagtgtcatcacatggtTGGTTAACAAAGAGGGGCCCAAGATTGAAGGGGAATTTATGGTGGAGAATACTCTTGGAAAAGATGGATGATCAAGATGGAAAGAACTATACTTGGGAGTACTCTTGAGGGATGGGCAAGTACTTGACCCATGCAACTTATACGAAAAATCATGTCACATGTACAAATGCCCATACTCTTGTGTATAAAGCCCATATATTTATACATCTTGGAGGAATGTGCATGATTTGAAGAGAGTTGACTAGGATTTGTCATGTACAAGTGAGGAATCAAGGGGCTGATTGATTTTAGTTCATTTAATGGAAAGTGGAGGAAaataggaaattaaataaataatat
The nucleotide sequence above comes from Cryptomeria japonica chromosome 11, Sugi_1.0, whole genome shotgun sequence. Encoded proteins:
- the LOC131071581 gene encoding uncharacterized protein LOC131071581, producing the protein MGCVCSKQAKKHTKERTISVTNHMVALTSSTLGVLDLGPSKAQQKEGESESGEQKELNVSDEVIKSKKWTEKSVTQVESAERVAEVEPMTINAWELMQGLDEEDGGVDQSKRSSLEEEKVKFTPKKAASEVGNGRHNQGQQQRFGKENGMNVRSGKMRMNEVSTSSPLRELNVNDNCSNGISPEIGCRGGSGSVPCKRVSKRGMTDLKVASARRLNSKIRLSMDLITEPQSPLFSPQLVATLEKALENLSEEEWNFIRKSEGGFHHGEKKKCKDEDDPLESFEVKCPPGGADAVVLYTTTLRGIRKTFEDCNNVRDTLASYGICISERDVSMHLDFRNELRKLMGKLVTVPRLFIKGRYIGGADEVLRIHEEGELGHLLQGIPTHMPGAICDGCGGVRFVPCLECSGSCKLVNEENRVVRCPECNENGLIQCPICC